TCAGCACAGCAGCCATAGCAacagataaatatatttgcattCGAATTTCCGAATGGTGCCAGGGAATCAAGGAAAGTGAAGAGCGAtgatgcaatttttttttcataagcCGGGAAGCTTTAAGGGGATTAAAGGAGCCTCTTGTTTACCAAACCCCAGCCAGTCCACATTAAATACTCCCCTTCCGATTAGCATCGCTGctgcatatttttataagtaAAAGTAAACTTAGCAGAAATAAAATCCAAGTAGCACAcaccctaaaaataaagcaGCGCAGCAGACGCGAGATTTCacaaaaccataaaaatgtcAAGTTAATAGAACACATTTTCCCTTTTACGGCCATTTGAATTAATAcgaaatttgcataataaTACCGGAAAGGGTATTATGTATACAGACTACGCGGGGAGCGCGGCAGTAACCGATACGGCCAGCATTTCAAATAAAGAATTTGCGGTATTTgggttaaatattaatttacatgTGAAACGGACGATGCCGCGCAGCATCATTGAAAAGTGAAATTTCGAGGCAGCGGCTGAAATGTAGGCTGCGTGACACTTTCAGTCAGTCATCCCATCCAGCTGGGCTTGGCTCAGCCTGGTCATTTTCCAAGTCCCAAGCTCATCGAACGACGATTAATCAgctaatttctttatgaactTTCATTTATGCACTGGTCTTTTGGACTCTTTGGGCTGTATGCTGTATGGACTGAATGGCGTGGAGCTCCAGCATTCACACACGTCTTGGCAGCcatctcatcatcatcatcattgtcGCCGTCGTCGCCGTGCTCATAAACCCATAAAGCCGCTGCTTTTATTGTCCACTTGTAAACTGGTAAAAATCAAAGCGCGCCGTTTAGAAAATCAATTCCGGAGCAACTGCGCTCTTATATAAAGCAGCAGATCATATACGAATtgtaaaacaacaaatttgcctttatgaacttattttataatttaattacggCCAGCAGACGCGCTCGTAAAATGCCGTTGAAAAGGGAAAGTTAGCAGAAGAGCGATCCAACAAAAGAAGCAGCACCGGTAGACGGAGCAATTAGGCGGCGGTACAAGGTTCGCAAGGCCGGGGAAGGGGGACTACAGAGCTAGAGGTGGAGCAAGTTGCTCTTGGGCAGAGGTACACACAAGTAATGGTGGCCGTATCCCTGCCGGCCGCTTAACGGGTTTTGGCTGTTCAAGTGCTGCGGCCTTTAATGGTATTGTGTAACAGAACGCACAGCTTGTTTCTTGTGTCTTCTTTTTCGGGGTCTGTCATGGCtgtaatttgttgttgctccGGCCCATGGCTCTTTAGGTGGTCGAAAAGAACCGTTGGCGCTGCCAAAATCCAGTGAAAGTTGGCCACGCATTATGCAAATTCAATCTGTGTGCTGGCCAGCTCCAGTGGTCGTGTACCATATTCCACGGAAAATAAGAGTTCGGGGGCTATCTGAAGCGCAGATCAGCAGAGAACCGATGAAGAGTATCCGAGCTCCGGTATCCGGTATCTGGCAGCTTCGTCGATAACACTGCACGAAAGCGGGCTGACAAATGATGACACCGTGAACAAGAAGGAGGAAATCCGATATTTTCTTGGCTGAATGCGAACTGGAAATGCTCTTTCACTGggattgaataaaaataataaaaatgattaaagcgtaaacaaaaaaagccaTTGAAATAACTCCTGGCCACTCTCTTAATGGAAAAACTTCGAAAACTTcgtgaaaaataaattcttaataacactgtgcaacatttttcatatcttgtgaaccgattaaaatttcactatcaagtcttcagtgattatgtagctatgaacccaaggaactaaattgacaaatgactcttgcgaagacgtacacctagcgcgttaaaaatcgaaaaattaggcaaatttgttttttaacgcgctaggtgcactaggtgctaagtgcgcaagagtcatttgtcaatttggttccttgggttcatagctacataatcactgaagacttgatagtgaaattttaatcggttcacaagatatggccgttacaaataaattttgtatgtaaaactttaactcgctataaaaggtaaacgcgagctaagccagataaacccaaatgggttttagcttatttcgatgagttctttccgcccatgaaatcagaattgcggttacatttttcatgttgcactgtaTAAGAAATTAAcaagtcaaaataaaaataattagctttgtttatttttttcaacgACACATGGATCAAAGAACTCCAAACTTCTTGTCAAAtagttatttataattattcagaccaaataatctaaaatatattatagccAATTACGAAGACGATTAACATTTTCTGAAAACACCTGCTTTTCGCCAAAAATAGATAACTTTGAGTTAGGGTATCGGCACAAATACAACCGTTATGGCCATGTGTAGGTTGCCTTCTGCCGCTGCGGATGCTGATGGCTACACAATGCGAGCTCGTCTCAAATAAACTTTCACCGATTTCATAAACCAAAGAGCAGCATCCaaggcagcagcggcaacaacaacggcagcaaCCTCGGCCGCAGCACGAcgtcaacagcaacagcaacatgacTCCAGAGCGGCATCATCGTCTCGAGTGGCACTGCACTCGATTCGATTGCAGTCGGGATAAAAACAACTTGGATCTGTTGCATGAtggataaattattaaattacttaagTGCTTAAGAACTAACAAAATGCACGTCAACAGGTCCTTTGTAGGTCCTTCAGTTCCAGCCCCTGTAGGCCAAGGGTTGTTGACCGGTCGACCGGCGCCTTCTCTTGTGGTGATGTCCATGTCCCTCGCCGGTCACATAGGAAATGCTGTGACTAGTCTCTCCGCCGTGCTGGGCGGCTGTCTTCAGGCCCAGCATCCCGGCCATCATCAGGGCCACCAAGGACACGCCCAGCGCCTTCATGGCCAGAGCCGCGATTCCGCCCAAGCCCATCACGGCCATCATCTTGCCAAACATCAGGGCCATCGCCAACAACATGCCCTGGCCTTTGTCCTTTTTGCGGGCCTCTGAaacaatcaaaaatacatttgtgACTTCTGCTAATGCAACTGCATTTGCTGGTTGATGATTTTTTGTCAATGTGCCCTTGATTCAATTCAGATTTGGCATCGAAATGGCAAATGTGGCTTTGAACAGAACAATTCAAAATACTAAATGGACCCTTTAATATTTAGCTCTTGGTATCAAACTAGCTTTTTGAAATCAAGAATCCAACAAAAACCTAAGAAGTCCAAGCATAAATGATTTTAGaggaaatcaaaaatacatttgcTGTGTGATATCCGAAAAACTGCATGCCAATGCAGATATACTCGTAATTATAGAGTTTCTTGTCGGCAAAGTGTTGTTTTGCAAATAGTTGCAGCCAaacacaatttttatacccgttactccttgattaaaagggtatattgtattcggggAACAGAATGTAAttggtagaaggaagcgtttccataaagtatatatttgtCTTAATTGTAACACGGTCaaagtacttaaaaaaaaatacttttttaccTTGCTTCTCCTAGCActcttcaaaaaataaatttttttatttctttgcaaaggaaaaaaatccttttgggtcaacccaacaaaaagtcgtccaaaacaaaaaacttcatatgaaaataacgtcaaaaaatgttgtttcatatgaagttttttgttttggacgactttatgttgggttgagtactagccctaattCTAAAGCTAAAAGACTAGTCTTTTAAACAATACCAATCACGTTAAGTTTCAAAAGAACAAAATGTGTCCCTACACATGCACCAATCTTTCGAGATCACTTGATTTtaaagcagggaccgtaaatactcgttatttgatatttatacccttgtagagggtattataatttcaatcagatgtttgcaacgcagtgaaggagacgtttccgaccacataaagtatatatattcttgatcagcaccaatagccgagtctatctagccatgtccgtctgtccgtttctatgcgaactagtccctcagttttaaagctatcgcgatgaaactttcccgaaagtcttctttctactgcaggtagtacatatgtcggagcgagccggatcggaccaccatatcttaaggctcccataggaaaattcaaacaaatataagaaaattcattgtaactttctAGGAAGtgggcgttttgattcttgactacttaaaaacaaaattggaatttctggaactgcaccgagtaagcattactttatctacaagggtatataagcttcgggtgggcgaaggtagcttcctttcttgttttattttaaaaggtctACTGAGATTTGCACAAGTTTTactcaacaatttaactggtttttgtacactttatagacatgaacaaataacagttaatctGCGTTCCAGATTTTTTGACATGCATGCCTTTACTtcgtggacaagagtaaaaagaaggtttttttttacaatttacaaaaaatatcacggtagtctttttaaaataaaaatcccaaataacgattatttacggtccctgtttTTAAGCAAACTCACCAGAAACTTGAGCTTCATCCTCTAGGAGATCGACCAGCTTTACATTAATCTCGTGGGTGCGCAAATAAAAGGACAGACTATCCAGAAGGCCCTGGTCCTGACCCAGTTCTTCTTCGATAAGCGAGTTGTTTTGCAGAGGGACTATCTCGAGGCCCCTGACTACCACCAAGGGCTTTTCACTGCGATTTAAATTTCGCAGGACATTTCGCAAAGCCCTTTCCCCGCGACAATATAGAGTGGTACCCGCATCCTGATCGCAGTTTTCGGAGCGGACAGCCGAGAAGAGCAGCAACCAGAGCAGCGGGAAAATGCGGAACATGTTGCCGAAACGCTTCAAGTTCAACTAAAAGCCTTGACAATTGCTTGGTCATATTATATAGCTCCAATTTCCACGGGGAACTTTCTTAGGAGGGGGAAAACGGAGGCACTCAAGCATCCCCGGCCGAATTGTCacaattgtaaattaaaacaatggTGCTTctggaaagaaagaaaaatgcttTCAGTTCGCGTTTCTCTGGTTTTGCCGTAGCCGTGCAATTTTCTTCTTCACTGGCCGTTgcaatttttccaattttcaacGGTCAGTTGGTTGGACAGCCGTGGGATGCGCTTGGCTGCCGACCGTTCCACCAACAACTTGGCCTTTGGTTCACTCAACTCGCCGCTCTCTGCCAAATTATACAGATTAGAAGTGGTTAAAGTGCTGCGGGTTTGTTCCTGGCCCACACCTTGTTCCTACTCCACTTCACACGATTCTCTGGGGGCCAAACAACTCCATTAGCGGACTGGCGAGCGTGTCAGCCGAAAAAGCGAAAGTTACCCCGCCCAAAAGATGAGCTCTGAAGACGTTTAGTAGCAATTTGCGTTGGCCAGCTCATGCAACGGCCATAAAAATGGGTCGCCGGTCCGTGGAAAAGGGGTGAGGGTGCAACATGGCGTCGTAATacacttacacacaaaaaaatctgcttggtaaaattgaccaacaaagatagttacgtaactcttaaaatagttacgtgtattttgtttttgctttgggtttgggtctttgctaattgtgtgtattttgttgttgtggaataactatttacttagtagaattgacaattttgctggttggggcctgtttgacaattattacagttgattttaccaagtttttttttgtgtgtaggtatCGAAAGTAAATCAGGCTAGAGATTGTTGACACAAAGCAACaccaatataaaacaagagagaacgctaaagTTGAGTGATTCGACTATCGAATAGTAGTTTTTACACTTAAGAagatagaacgctatagtcgggttggtgtcccgactatctaatacccgttactcagctaaaggaaatgcgaacgctgtactcgggttggtgtcccgactatctaataatcgtaactcagctaaagggaatgcgatggagatagatatatattttgattacgtataactttttattgaatggtctGATTCGAAAAAtgacttctacatttcgataggtataaatagacacaataaaattgcatttattcttctcgaaaatctttaaacatgtgtgggcgcaggacaca
This portion of the Drosophila takahashii strain IR98-3 E-12201 chromosome 3R, DtakHiC1v2, whole genome shotgun sequence genome encodes:
- the Osi5 gene encoding uncharacterized protein Osi5, with amino-acid sequence MFRIFPLLWLLLFSAVRSENCDQDAGTTLYCRGERALRNVLRNLNRSEKPLVVVRGLEIVPLQNNSLIEEELGQDQGLLDSLSFYLRTHEINVKLVDLLEDEAQVSEARKKDKGQGMLLAMALMFGKMMAVMGLGGIAALAMKALGVSLVALMMAGMLGLKTAAQHGGETSHSISYVTGEGHGHHHKRRRRSTGQQPLAYRGWN